The following proteins are co-located in the Castanea sativa cultivar Marrone di Chiusa Pesio chromosome 8, ASM4071231v1 genome:
- the LOC142607761 gene encoding molybdopterin synthase catalytic subunit isoform X2, which yields MMAAEEKTLVEILEEHNPIDLAKYINYVSAPQAGAIATFSGTTRDTFEGKVVLELRYEAYTPMAIRYLKSICSSARSSWNLHSIAVAHRLGPVPVGETSVFIAISSVHRIDALDACKYVIDELKATVPIWKKEVLANGEVWKENSEFLERRLELGKKDGDCCGKKVEPEVRDKKGCCGAKVKVNEEGIANNSTGHEGSGEVE from the coding sequence ATGATGGCTGCTGAGGAAAAAACTTTAGTGGAAATCTTGGAAGAGCATAATCCAATTGACCTTGCCAAGTACATAAACTATGTAAGCGCCCCACAAGCTGGTGCAATAGCAACATTTTCCGGCACAACACGTGACACCTTTGAAGGAAAAGTAGTCTTGGAGCTAAGATATGAGGCATATACACCGATGGCAATCCGATACCTTAAATCCATTTGTTCATCTGCTAGATCATCCTGGAATCTCCACTCCATTGCTGTTGCTCATCGGCTGGGGCCAGTTCCAGTGGGAGAAACAAGTGTCTTCATTGCAATCTCGTCTGTTCATCGAATTGATGCATTGGATGCTTGTAAGTATGTGATTGATGAGTTAAAGGCGACGGTTCCTATATGGAAGAAGGAGGTCCTTGCTAATGGAGAGGTCTGGAAGGAGAATTCGGAGTTCCTAGAGAGGAGATTGGAGCTTGGAAAGAAGGATGGTGACTGCTGTGGGAAAAAGGTTGAGCCTGAGGTGCGTGACAAGAAGGGCTGCTGTGGGGCTAAGGTTAAGGTCAATGAAGAAGGAATTGCCAACAACAGCACCGGTCATGAAGGCTCCGGTGAAGTTGAGTAA
- the LOC142606880 gene encoding G2/mitotic-specific cyclin S13-7-like isoform X2 — protein MASRALVPLQQQQLKGEGMQKNVPAEGRTRRVLQDIGNMVAERAVEVKLQAQPIARAFCTELLANAQAAAEKNKKPIKDALGAVAGYGVVVKKGGVATKVAAAQKIVKKPNPEEVIVISSDEEDEGKCAGRRKSKEGPSRKNVKTLTAILTARSKAACGITKKPKDLIENIDAADVDNELAVAEYVDEMYKFYKETEDLSQVHDYMIKQKDINAKMRSILVDWLIEVHRKFELTTETLYLTINIVDRFLSIMAVSRRELQLVGISSMLIASKYEEIWAPEVNDFVCISDNAYLREQILVMEKTILEKLEWLMTVPTPYVFLVRYIKASVPSDKEMENMVFFLAELGLLHYPTVTSYCPSKIAASAVYAARCTLDNSPFWNETLEHYTGYSECQLKDCAELLVSLHSVAAEGKLKAVHRKFTSSDRGAVALLTPAKSLSSKSS, from the exons ATGGCTTCTAGAGCTCTTGTTCCtctgcaacaacaacaactcaaAG GTGAAGGAATGCAGAAGAATGTACCTGCAGAAGGCAGGACTAGGCGGGTTCTCCAAGATATTGGTAATATGGTTGCTGAGAGAGCTGTGGAAGTGAAGCTTCAAGCTCAGCCCATTgcaag GGCTTTTTGTACAGAACTACTTGCTAATGCACAAGCAGCAGCAGAGAAGAACAAG AAACCAATTAAAGATGCTTTAGGTGCAGTAGCTGGATATGGGGTCGTTGTGAAGAAAGGCGGTGTAGCAACAAAGGTGGCGGCAGCTCAAAAGATTGTCAAGAAGCCTAATCCTGAGGAGGTGATTGTGATTAGCTCAGATGAAGAGGATGAGGGTAAATGTGCTGGTAGAAGAAAATCAAAGGAAGGGCCTTCAAGGAAGAATGTCAAGACCCTCACTGCAATACTCACTGCTCGAAGCAAg GCTGCTTGTGGAATCACCAAAAAGCCCAAGGATCTGATAGAAAACATTGATGCTGCTGATGTTGACAATGAATTGGCGGTGGCTGAATATGTGGATGAAATGTACAAGTTCTACAAAGAGACTGAG GATTTGAGTCAAGTGCATGACTACATGATTAAGCAGAAAGACATAAATGCTAAGATGAGATCAATCCTTGTAGACTGGTTGATAGAGGTTCATCGCAAATTTGAACTCACGACAGAGACCCTGTATCTCACAATAAATATTGTGGATCGATTCCTTTCGATAATGGCAGTATCTAGGAGGGAACTTCAGTTGGTTGGAATCAGCTCAATGCTAATTGCAAGCAAGTATGAAGAGATTTGGGCACCAGAG GTCAATGACTTTGTTTGCATTTCAGACAATGCCTACCTTAGGGAACAGATATTGGTCATGGAGAAAACAATCTTGGAAAAGCTGGAATGGTTAATGACAGTCCCCACTCCTTATGTTTTCCTTGTTCGATATATCAAAGCCTCTGTGCCATCCGATAAGGAG ATGGAGAATATGGTGTTTTTCTTAGCTGAACTTGGTCTACTGCACTATCCTACAGTAACTTCATATTGCCCTTCAAAGATTGCTGCTTCTGCTGTTTATGCTGCACGATGTACCCTTGACAACAGCCCTTTCTGGAATGAAACTCTAGAGCACTACACAGGCTATTCTGAATGCCAGCTAAA GGATTGCGCGGAGCTCTTAGTAAGCTTACATTCTGTGGCTGCAGAAGGTAAGCTCAAGGCAGTGCATAGGAAATTCACAAGTTCAGATAGGGGTGCTGTTGCTCTGCTCACCCCAGCCAAAAGCCTGTCAAGCAAATCATCTTGA
- the LOC142606880 gene encoding G2/mitotic-specific cyclin S13-7-like isoform X1, with amino-acid sequence MASRALVPLQQQQLKGEGMQKNVPAEGRTRRVLQDIGNMVAERAVEVKLQAQPIARAFCTELLANAQAAAEKNKLQKPIKDALGAVAGYGVVVKKGGVATKVAAAQKIVKKPNPEEVIVISSDEEDEGKCAGRRKSKEGPSRKNVKTLTAILTARSKAACGITKKPKDLIENIDAADVDNELAVAEYVDEMYKFYKETEDLSQVHDYMIKQKDINAKMRSILVDWLIEVHRKFELTTETLYLTINIVDRFLSIMAVSRRELQLVGISSMLIASKYEEIWAPEVNDFVCISDNAYLREQILVMEKTILEKLEWLMTVPTPYVFLVRYIKASVPSDKEMENMVFFLAELGLLHYPTVTSYCPSKIAASAVYAARCTLDNSPFWNETLEHYTGYSECQLKDCAELLVSLHSVAAEGKLKAVHRKFTSSDRGAVALLTPAKSLSSKSS; translated from the exons ATGGCTTCTAGAGCTCTTGTTCCtctgcaacaacaacaactcaaAG GTGAAGGAATGCAGAAGAATGTACCTGCAGAAGGCAGGACTAGGCGGGTTCTCCAAGATATTGGTAATATGGTTGCTGAGAGAGCTGTGGAAGTGAAGCTTCAAGCTCAGCCCATTgcaag GGCTTTTTGTACAGAACTACTTGCTAATGCACAAGCAGCAGCAGAGAAGAACAAG TTGCAGAAACCAATTAAAGATGCTTTAGGTGCAGTAGCTGGATATGGGGTCGTTGTGAAGAAAGGCGGTGTAGCAACAAAGGTGGCGGCAGCTCAAAAGATTGTCAAGAAGCCTAATCCTGAGGAGGTGATTGTGATTAGCTCAGATGAAGAGGATGAGGGTAAATGTGCTGGTAGAAGAAAATCAAAGGAAGGGCCTTCAAGGAAGAATGTCAAGACCCTCACTGCAATACTCACTGCTCGAAGCAAg GCTGCTTGTGGAATCACCAAAAAGCCCAAGGATCTGATAGAAAACATTGATGCTGCTGATGTTGACAATGAATTGGCGGTGGCTGAATATGTGGATGAAATGTACAAGTTCTACAAAGAGACTGAG GATTTGAGTCAAGTGCATGACTACATGATTAAGCAGAAAGACATAAATGCTAAGATGAGATCAATCCTTGTAGACTGGTTGATAGAGGTTCATCGCAAATTTGAACTCACGACAGAGACCCTGTATCTCACAATAAATATTGTGGATCGATTCCTTTCGATAATGGCAGTATCTAGGAGGGAACTTCAGTTGGTTGGAATCAGCTCAATGCTAATTGCAAGCAAGTATGAAGAGATTTGGGCACCAGAG GTCAATGACTTTGTTTGCATTTCAGACAATGCCTACCTTAGGGAACAGATATTGGTCATGGAGAAAACAATCTTGGAAAAGCTGGAATGGTTAATGACAGTCCCCACTCCTTATGTTTTCCTTGTTCGATATATCAAAGCCTCTGTGCCATCCGATAAGGAG ATGGAGAATATGGTGTTTTTCTTAGCTGAACTTGGTCTACTGCACTATCCTACAGTAACTTCATATTGCCCTTCAAAGATTGCTGCTTCTGCTGTTTATGCTGCACGATGTACCCTTGACAACAGCCCTTTCTGGAATGAAACTCTAGAGCACTACACAGGCTATTCTGAATGCCAGCTAAA GGATTGCGCGGAGCTCTTAGTAAGCTTACATTCTGTGGCTGCAGAAGGTAAGCTCAAGGCAGTGCATAGGAAATTCACAAGTTCAGATAGGGGTGCTGTTGCTCTGCTCACCCCAGCCAAAAGCCTGTCAAGCAAATCATCTTGA